DNA from Dermochelys coriacea isolate rDerCor1 chromosome 20, rDerCor1.pri.v4, whole genome shotgun sequence:
ACTTGTATCATGCTGTATTTTCTCCCAGGAACCATTAGAATGAGGCTCCACAACTGGGAAAGTTTGTCTCATACCTGAAGGTGAACGTTCTCAGTATCCCCTGTGGAAGGACAGCGGGAATGAAAGTCAGTGGTTGCGCATATATGTGAAACTCTAGTGCTGAGGATACTGCATTTACAGACAGCTGATGAGAAGTAATTCTGCAGCTTTCTAGGGGTTTCCACAAACTTAATaagatgattttattttaatactgcTCCATCAAAGCACAAACCCTTTGAAAGAAAGTGCTCAATGTAGTAACGTAAGCTGAAAGCTTGATGTACATCACTGCACAAACCCACTGCTCCAGATTGGTTCATACAGTCAGAGTGAAGTCATGAACTCATGGTGACAATCAAGATGGCTCAAGGGATTAGCAACAGTGTCAGGGTTTTTCCATCACATGGCTGTCAGCTCAAACTCATAATGACAAAGTCATTTCTTCTGATACCCATTTGGACACCTAGGTGAAACAAGCTAGCTGGTTAGTCTGGCTTCTAGTGGTCAAGTGTCACTATCACAAGAACCACCGTTACGATTGGCACTTAttgtcagtctcagcagagaagtcaAGTGAAGAATGTACACTGATCTCCAATCTCACTCCTGGAAGAAATCTCTAGGGCAGGGAAGGCACTTTTGGCAGGGGGATAGATAGGGAAGCTAGCAGGGAGACTGCCTGTGCTGGAGATGAATATGGGATTTTCACCTTCATTGCCTTCATTCACCTTAAGTCATCAGCTTCACCTGCTCGGCACACATCAGGAACTGGTTGACGTGCTCCGTGCAGTTCATCACGGAGGCCTGGTTCTGTTTCAAGCACTGTTCAAATGCAGTGAAGGGCTCAGCGCAGTCCTGGCGGATCTTCTGCACAATTGGGCTGCAACAAAGCAAGCACACAGACGCTGAGCTCCCCACGGGGAACTTTGCTGACGGTCACAGGGTACTAAATACTCCCTAGAATAAGCctagaaagaacattttaaaatctctattCAAAGCAGCTGTAGCAAAGTCAggaatgtgccccccccccaagtgatTAGCTGCACAACAGGTGGAGCAGGCTGGCCTGGCGGTTACAGCACTGGCACCACCCTAAGGAGAACGGGGTTCAataccctgctctgccccagagtcCCTGCCTGGGCAGGTCAcgtcctcccctgcccctctgctccccagctgtacaatggggTGAGCAGGCCCTTGGGGCACCTGTGCGCGCTGCGGGGCAGGAAGGCGGGCTGGGTCGCGGGCCGGGCAGGGGGACCGCGGGGCGCGGCCGCACTCACTGGGAGGAGGCGCAGCGGGCCATGCTGAGCTTGAGCTGGTGACAGTCCTGCTGCCAGGTGGCGGGGCTGGCGGCCACGCAGCGCCCGTACTGCTCCATCTCGCCGCGGCAGTGCCGCGCCGCCACCTCCAGGGCGGCCTGCCTGGGGAGAGACCGGACAGTCAGCGCGGACCCGACCGGACCCGACCCTCCCGGCTTCCatcccgccccggccccggcccccggccccggccccgcactCACATGCTGCCGCGCAGAGCCCACCCGGAACACGCCGGGCCCGCGGCCCGCCCAAGTCCGCATGCGCGAAAACCCAGCCGTGGCCAT
Protein-coding regions in this window:
- the CHCHD5 gene encoding coiled-coil-helix-coiled-coil-helix domain-containing protein 5 isoform X2 — its product is MATAGFSRMRTWAGRGPGVFRVGSARQHAALEVAARHCRGEMEQYGRCVAASPATWQQDCHQLKLSMARCASSHPIVQKIRQDCAEPFTAFEQCLKQNQASVMNCTEHVNQFLMCAEQVKLMT
- the CHCHD5 gene encoding coiled-coil-helix-coiled-coil-helix domain-containing protein 5 isoform X1 — translated: MRTWAGRGPGVFRVGSARQHVSAGPGPGAGAGAGWKPGGSGPVGSALTVRSLPRQAALEVAARHCRGEMEQYGRCVAASPATWQQDCHQLKLSMARCASSHPIVQKIRQDCAEPFTAFEQCLKQNQASVMNCTEHVNQFLMCAEQVKLMT